ttaaaataaaatacaaaaatattgtcgcaaaaaaaaaaataccatggtaaactaataaaataaggtGATGAAATGGTTATGTTATGTAATTCATGCTTTATTATGATCTAAGTGAATATcatgattatatgaatatatatatatattacagttaTTCAAATTGTGCACTGCGGTAGTAGTTAGCAAAGGGAACCGTATCAAAGAaccgaaaaccaaaattaatgtaggtaatattgttattttttaactattatagcaATTATGGaaatttgaagttttatttctataataccaTACCTTAATCAAAAAGAGATCGTGACCAGGCAGCCGAGTTGTGCACAAGGGTTGTGCCCAACACGCCACCGTAATGGGAACGTTGCCTGATCGCCGCCTGACAAAAACTGGTCGCCGCTGGGTCACAATCTCATTTTGAATAAAGTATAGTCATATTGTTATTGCTCATATTTTATCTGTCGACTGTTTTCGTTGATTAAAAACTTGCCAATAATTTGGGAGCCGTCAAAATATTGTGTAGACACATAGGGGGCCATGGGAATAAAGAATATGGGATGATAAAGTTTGAATAACTGtgacctatatactattattgatgGATTGATAAAGAGTATATCGAACCCGAATATATGGACTCTGTCTTATTAATACATGACATAGAGAATTAATGTTCAGAAGAATTGTTTTTTCTCtgttattttcagtattttttaatatttttatacctatacaattaagggtcctacaatttttttttgatagtataattttgaagcaagttataagcattttaaatttgtatctctcaactataaaattaaataactttttacgaTCTCTTATACTAgataaagtttttataaatgtgtattggtacattttatataagtaatattacatataagcctatatacctattatgctcatatacaataaattgaatTACCTAGTTGTTTAGCATTAAATAaaagcaaattaaatttaaattttataaaaataaatgtaaataaatgtcCTAGGTATTTCCaggtttttgatttttgattaaaGCACTTACGATCATTTCCTAATTgcttaattttatgtttgacaGATGAATCCCATAATTCTAACACTTCTTTACTCTTACGTTCGTTGTCTTCTCTATACTTCTTAAGTTTCTCTTGagcttctaaaaaaataattataataataagccgACCGACTAATAATGAATCATGAGGCATGTTAAACGAAAACTTACCACTTAAATGGACCATGACTTTAATTATAgtgaaaattaaactataacaattttaactataaaaaatggGATTGAGGAAATTTGAGAAGTTCAAAAATTGGAATAATAACCAACAATAATGGGTAATGGCTATTGATTAACGGCGCACAGtagacaaatattaattaatgaaatattctcAATGTAAGtacttctataaaatataattaaaatttatattgtataaatgacAATTAATGTGTAATGAGTTGTACAAGTCACAAGACGTACATTGATGGAATTGATAAGAATTTGTCATTTTTCCGCAACGGGATACTGATAATGGGCAGGCGACTCCATGGGCGTAGATAATTAAGTCCCGTGGCTTTTTGACTGGAAAATGGCAATCGTGGTCGTGATTTCGTGACGGCAAGACGAATCTACTGATAAGTGATTAGATAACACTGAAACTCGTGATTTGagataatttgatttttgaaattttcaccgcAATTTCGTCCTTATGTTTGATAGGTTTTGAGTTTTGACATTAATTAGAGTCATACTGTCATCGACCATCAAGAGATCAATAGTTACGATGGCTTGTTATTTCTGATGAGTCTTGATTTGGCGTATGTTTGAAGACGACCAAGTTTTGTTTGGGAtggtatattttgtttgttgcagttttgtaaaaataactatGAGATGCTCCCAAACATAGATGACCGTGACGAGACTTAATCACTATGAAGTGTGTCATACCTAGACAGAATTTGAAAAGTAACTATGATtaatactacttttattttcaaattactgcAATATCATTTTAAGCAGAAatatatctgaaaaaaaatcccccaaataatttaacatttattatatttatataggtacctacatggtttagtattattaatgttaaaatttatagtagataatatcttttataatttataacatgcaATTATTCgagtaatataatgttttattcacAATTACAGTTTTATCGCGAGCATTGAACACAATGTGTCGCATTGGGGAAGATTTGTACATCGAGCCCAATTCAACGCAATTAATCATGCATACTACCAATAGTTGGCATACCGTATATGCATGGTTCACATTTGACTCGTCATTTTTCtctagttattattttactgaagaCGACGAACAAAACAGTGAAAATTCATTGAAATGCAAAATATCTCTCAaggtatattttgatttatctaACACGACTTTATTGAAAAAGCTTAAACAAGAAATACCTGATCATTGTATCTTATTTGTTTAGTCATGCATTACAATATTCAAATCTCCACATTTATCCCGTTGCTTAGAGTCATGTCATATGGAAATTAAAAGTAATGCAGATACAATTACTATTCAGTTACGTTATTCAAACTTTTGTGTTAAAACTCATTTGATACCAGTACTAGAATATTCAGCATTACAAGTGAGTTTGTGATCAGAtcattatatagaaaataaacaatatttttatagggGTTCTTGTTTATatgcagaaaaaaataaaatataaatcatcaaactgagacaattatattttttaatatttctaatttgtttttattaggtGAATCAAAATGTTGATACAAGTCATGTACTTTGTATTGATTCCAAGGTGTTATCAGCTGctgttaaacattttcaaaacagtgAAACCGACATTACATTAATTGTAACTACTGAAAAAGTGATATTGAAAACCCACTCGGAATCTTGTCGAGGTGTTTGAATTGAATCTTAAGTCGGTCCTACATGACTGATGTACTTGGCCAATATTGGTCACTGGTCACCAGTGGGAAGAATTACATGTATATTTGATGTTCACTGGCTTGTAACGGATTTTTGGTAAACTTAACACAAGTCAAAGGACCACCAATAtttgtatgtactatgtaaCATGAttcttgtacatattatacatcaggaatacttaaattttttcatgTACCACCCATGTGGATTACNNNNNNNNNNNNNNNNNNNNNNNNNNNNNNNNNNNNNNNNNNNNNNNNNNNNNNNNNNNNNNNNNNNNNNNNNNNNNNNNNNNNNNNNNNNNNNNNNNNNNNNNNNNNNNNNNNNNNNNNNNNNNNNNNNNNNNNNNNNNATTTagaattacaatacatttataaaaataatcattcagGTACACTTAACTGTATATTTAGTACATATTcacacaaaacataaaataatgttaaatgccattacataataaattactataaatattagtttactAATTTATCGTACTACCACCTTCTGTGTACCATCATGTAACCTTCTGACCACCCCAGTGGTAAGCTCATCACGGTTTGAGAATCGCTGATATACACCAATCAGTAATAGTGTAGGAGCAAAGACCAATTTAGATCAACATTAATCATATATCGCCAGTGACCAATAATTTTAGCTTAATACACCAGACGCGTGGGACTTGGCTtagcatcatattattataataacagttgatttgtaattaaatttagacttattatcaattatgcttaatttgtatacatttatatatagatataagacAAATGTTAAGAACTGAATTGAGCTTGCAGTCATCAGAATTTGACATCTATGATGTTGGTGAAGGCTGTTGTATAACATTTTCGCTCAAAGAAATACGACCTCTGTTGGCCTTTGCCGAGCACATGACATTACCAGTTATTATTCGTTTTAGCTCTCCTGGAATGTAAGTGTAATGATCactatgagtattttattttatatgttatacccagaaaattcttttaaatttgttttattaggcCTATGGTATTTGGACTTAAAAACGGCTTGACATTTGAAAGTCAgtatatattatcaacaatGAATGATAATGCGATATCTGGAGATGCCAATTCCatacgtttaaatattaatgccaTCGAAAATACTCAGAGTACTAATGAGCAACCAGAAAATCTGTTACCCAATATAAATCGAACTCAACTAGCGAGTTCTAGTTTACGAACTCCAATGCGGGTACAAGTTGAGTATCCGGATAGTATTTCAAGAAAACGCAAACATCCATCAACTAGTCAACAAACGCCAAAAATAGCCAATTCAATCAATTCTATTTCAGTAATTGAGCAGTTCAGGGAAGAATGTTTAGAAGAAGATGTCTTATTATCTCAGGTTGCTGACTTCCATGTCGATAATGAACCAATTAAAACACATGTAAACAAGAATAGTAATTTTACACAAGAATTTTCTGATACTGCACTTGTATTTGCCAGATGTCATTCATTGCCTATAAGAAATTCCCCTATTAAAGGAAAGGGAAAGGTGCTGGTGTATGATTCAGATGGTCTTATAGATGATTctgattaattattgatttaattggTGTACACATTAATTGTTCAGAAAcaaacttaaatgtatttatttgttcattgacTGCTCGAGTCCTATgttaaaaattgtgttaataaactataatttaatgtaattgtatcgtaaataatacaattttttttttttacaagactacctatatgtaaaacaaattactcAAGTAAATcgaaaatgtgggaaagtcgatttcaagtagacttgacgacaaattcaaatctgtttttagaattcttatcgcttcattagatcaattggtatgtttggcaaagaacCAGTCTAAAATCTTATATGTCGAGTGTGTGTTAGAAATCACGGTATCTTTAAGAGAATAgagaagttaaaataaataattgataatattagttgAATGTAATTTTGGCTTTACTTACTTACCCATAGGCACTAAATGAAAACGATGTACTTATGGTAGATATGCATTAttcttgtaaatattaaataatttattaaaaataacataagtgTCCCATTTGTAAATTGAATTTgtaacatttctaaaaaaaaaaacttttaagatacataacaatatataaattgatgTATTCTCTCATAGTTTCATCTATTACCATACAATTCTTATGTTTAGGTAGGCATGTATTTTCTTATAAactttattagatatttaaatgatagattattaggctataatattaaataaaatatctaggtaggtatctacattaTTCAAGtctaaattatgatttttaatctaggtctatatatttataaattaattaagtatatttattatcagtGGTGTGTTGTTTGAGAGCTTCTTCTTAAGTAGTTGGATTGTTGAAATTATGTGATTTTTGGCATATACGTTCAATTATAAAGGGTGTTTTACTTGANNNNNNNNNNNNNNNNNNNNNNNNNNNNNNNNNNNNNNNNNNNNNNNNNNNNNNNNNNNNNNNNNNNNNNNNNNNNNNNNNNNNNNNNNNNNNNNNNNNNNNNNNNNNNNNNNNNNNNNNNNNNNNNNNNNNNNNNNNNNNNNNNNNNNNNNNNNNNNNNNNNNttggaaatttaatacaaggctcctaacatatttttacaatagcagttgcaaaataaaaggaatacattgtcacaatttttatttataagcatttaaagttcaaatttatacgaaatatgtcaaaattgcgaaaatttgcaagtaatttagtggttgaaaaatcgtaaaaattttttcttttataactaagtttttaaaatttggtacaaggttctccataagtttttctttaaaaataatatatcctagactgacaaatcatctccgttcagaatcgtttttcgtatacaatgatataatatcattggattcaaatttaattccatccattacagtaacccacttgtaacctactgtacagcagagcgacatccacgacttacccgcctttttttttaa
This is a stretch of genomic DNA from Acyrthosiphon pisum isolate AL4f chromosome A3, pea_aphid_22Mar2018_4r6ur, whole genome shotgun sequence. It encodes these proteins:
- the LOC100160840 gene encoding cell cycle checkpoint control protein RAD9A; translation: MKCVIPRQNLKILSRALNTMCRIGEDLYIEPNSTQLIMHTTNSWHTVYAWFTFDSSFFSSYYFTEDDEQNSENSLKCKISLKSCITIFKSPHLSRCLESCHMEIKSNADTITIQLRYSNFCVKTHLIPVLEYSALQVNQNVDTSHVLCIDSKVLSAAVKHFQNSETDITLIVTTEKVILKTHSESCRDIRQMLRTELSLQSSEFDIYDVGEGCCITFSLKEIRPLLAFAEHMTLPVIIRFSSPGMPMVFGLKNGLTFESQYILSTMNDNAISGDANSIRLNINAIENTQSTNEQPENLLPNINRTQLASSSLRTPMRVQVEYPDSISRKRKHPSTSQQTPKIANSINSISVIEQFREECLEEDVLLSQVADFHVDNEPIKTHVNKNSNFTQEFSDTALVFARCHSLPIRNSPIKGKGKVLVYDSDGLIDDSD